A stretch of DNA from Pangasianodon hypophthalmus isolate fPanHyp1 chromosome 2, fPanHyp1.pri, whole genome shotgun sequence:
CAAAACTTTAAACGaatctaataaatttctatAAACAAAGGCACAGTGtgagtgcagacagtgtgtctatgatgtataGAATCATTTCTATTATAAGGTGTATTGCAAAGATGGGGAGaaggaaagggggattatggcgTGAATGAtgtgtacatcagaaatgcgtgtgcactaCAGTGACCCGTTTCCcaggtttttcttttccattgccTGAAGTTTTgcgctagtttcaggtcttttgtgttgTTATTGGGTTGGAAGTTAGGCTGAACCCTGGCAAAGACACCTGCTGTGTCAAACACAGTTAAAGAAATGTAGGTCTGAATTGGGGGAATAGTGTGGAAATGGTACGTACTGTAGATGCCTATCACATTGCTGTTTTCCGTCCTGTACAGTTTGGATGATCCTGGATGTACGTAGCAGGCGTACTTTCCCTCAGGCACTGGGTCACGTAACGTCATGGTCTTTCTGTTTCCGGGTAAGGCTGTTGTGGTGGAAAGGTCCTGTCCGTTGTGTGTGAAGGTGATGTAAGCCTGGAAAAGGAATCAGTTTATATTATACTGTGTGAATACTAAGACCAGATCAAATGTTCTTAGGAAAACTGACTTACTTACATAATCATTTATGGACGATTGAAAAATGCACCCGAGGGTCACAGACTCTTCAGTCCTGACGTAAACCCATGAAGAAGTATCACGTTCTGACAGAGAAAGCGTTGGAGGAGGAAGGGCGTCTGCCAGACATCAGGAGCAAAAATTCAGAAAGTATTGAAatgttattatgttttaaacatacaatacataaaacaataaataatgttgTAGGAATATTTATAAAAGGCATTTACAAATGTTCTCAGAACATCGAGGAAACTCGGCAGATTGAATGCTTCCAGAACAAAAGGCTCATACAGCTATGCCATTCAGAAAACTTTGCCAAACTCATTTGTAACTTTTTGCgcaaaattatttatacaaaaatttAGTTACAAAGATTAAGGCTAGGATTGAGGACCAGGTTAACGTCTATGCCTGTTCTTACAACTTTATTTGTATGATATCAAACTAAAAAACCTAACATTATGGAAACATTTGTTCTAAACAGTCCCAGCATTGACGTAGAACATGTGATGTTTATAAAAATctattagaaatatttaaaatggtcTGTTGATGCCACATACTCAGTGTGTCCTGGTGTGTGTCTAACCTGAGCAGATGATTTTGAGTGTTCCTTGGTCACAAAAATCTGCTGAACCTATAGGACACTCTGCAATCTTCTTCTCGTTTCCTGTGCAATTTGGTGTTCCTATAGCGTTGTAAGCTTTAAAACCAAGCCTGTCGTAGTCTATCGCAGGTCCACAGCCTAGCTCTCGGCATATGATGCTAGCCACGAGCATAGAGTCGTAGAATTTGGACACAAAACAAAGGGGTCTCCAGCCATCTCTCACTTTGAGAAACGCCTCTCCATAACAGGTCCCTGAATCAGAATTTTTGGGAACCAGATGAACCGAGAGCTCGTCTGGAGTAAAAGAGCACTCACATTAGaatttcattaatgaattatACTGACTCACTGGTGATTTGGAGCTTTGTTGGTACCTGGCATGGCTGTAAGGATTTTGGATCTGGAGCGCAAGGTTCTCCCATTGAGGAACACTTCCATTTCACACATAAACTCGTAGGTTTCTCCGGCGTTTGTTCGAGTGACCGCGGCTCCCCATTCTCCTGGAGCGAGAACACGTGATCCGATGTATTGGAAGGATTCATTGCCGTGACGGAGCGGAAGGAGACGGTCATACACATTCAGTGTGGTGTTTTTGTAGCCAATCTGTGGTGTCTCACACTGCATGGTGTACTTCCCCCCCACAGGAAACACGGGTGGAAACAGAACCGCAATGGGGTCGGACAGAGCAGCTAGAAGACAGAGGAACAGAAGGTGAGAGATTTTTAAGCAGCTTTTGAgatatttaaaattcaaataaatcagATTCAAGCCTCAGATATAACAGATTTAGTTCCTGAAATTGTTCCTGTTGTTTTACAGAACGTTCACGAACGCTCCTACAACATTACTACAACATTTCTACATGCACCAACATTACCAAGATGTtagaaaataaattgaattagtTTTAGACTAATTTTTTTAGAGATTGTCTAACATGTCTACTcttaaattgtaataaaaaaaactctcaaaactcaacagaaaaatgtttattttactgtttttgtttttttgaccaTTGCGTTATTTGAAactttataaaccttataaaccacACTCACTAACGTGAAAACACAATAAaccacactgtatttttttacatgttcattCTTATCACTAAATGGAAGTATACTGCAGaaaatgttcattgtttttgcatttttttgtcatgttgtACTGAAAAGTGTCATTAAAGATTTGTGTTTTCTCGATTAAacgataaataaatgattttctgattaacttttctgtaaaagtgTTCTCTTTAGAGTCTCGGTGAAATAAATATCACAAATCTACCACCTTACAAAGACTAGATGTTCTGCAGATTTATGCATatgatgtataatataataagaaaagCCCTTATTTGAGTAAat
This window harbors:
- the si:dkey-195m11.11 gene encoding uncharacterized protein si:dkey-195m11.11, with the protein product MTLYKLTVLCLTVFAVQLAESQELLPAPTLSFNYGVNQSAIKLYSSVDMTCTIPSGAKMPAEVHLSSLDATNSSLLSYTLTRHSPVIFTLFVRPEIEKAFVCWYRNTVTKALSQFSEAINITISALSDPIAVLFPPVFPVGGKYTMQCETPQIGYKNTTLNVYDRLLPLRHGNESFQYIGSRVLAPGEWGAAVTRTNAGETYEFMCEMEVFLNGRTLRSRSKILTAMPDELSVHLVPKNSDSGTCYGEAFLKVRDGWRPLCFVSKFYDSMLVASIICRELGCGPAIDYDRLGFKAYNAIGTPNCTGNEKKIAECPIGSADFCDQGTLKIICSDALPPPTLSLSERDTSSWVYVRTEESVTLGCIFQSSINDYAYITFTHNGQDLSTTTALPGNRKTMTLRDPVPEGKYACYVHPGSSKLYRTENSNVIGIYIYNPPPPGAVAGGVITTVLGIVIFVYVCVYRARESDVQDTEPESSPRGSTTTPPQGAPESTGANIPQE